Proteins from a genomic interval of Thermoanaerobacterium thermosaccharolyticum DSM 571:
- the hemW gene encoding radical SAM family heme chaperone HemW — MIRSGIYIHIPFCKRKCYYCDFNSYANMEKSLEPFKDAIMREIRNRKDELKDIFTSIYIGGGTPNVLPPFYIENILDEIYKYYDISNDAEISIELNPGLIDDEKLKTYKRIGINRISIGLQAWQDKLLKKIGRIHTIHDFIENYDMATKYFDNINIDIMYALPDQIFDDFKETLSNVVSLKPTHISCYGLILEEGTVFYKLYEENKIKPADDEFEMMMYHYGIEFLQKNGYKHYEISNYAIPGYECRHNTLYWKDLQYIGFGPGAYSFVDNRRCGNVKDIKKYIEMINRTGYAIEDIDVLDEKDKMSEYMFLGLRMMDGVYDRDFKTRFGKSMFSIFKNAIDKNIGLNLLIREGDNIKLTQKGIDVSNNVFEDFLF, encoded by the coding sequence ATGATTAGATCGGGTATTTATATTCATATTCCTTTTTGCAAAAGAAAATGCTATTATTGTGACTTTAACTCGTATGCCAACATGGAAAAGAGTCTTGAGCCTTTTAAAGATGCTATAATGAGAGAGATTAGAAACAGAAAAGATGAACTAAAAGATATATTTACATCTATATATATAGGGGGAGGTACGCCTAATGTTTTGCCTCCTTTTTATATAGAAAATATATTAGATGAAATTTATAAATATTATGATATTAGCAATGATGCAGAAATATCTATAGAATTAAATCCTGGATTGATTGACGATGAGAAACTTAAGACGTATAAAAGAATAGGCATAAATAGAATAAGCATAGGTTTGCAGGCTTGGCAGGATAAGCTGTTAAAGAAAATAGGCAGAATTCATACGATACATGACTTCATAGAAAATTATGATATGGCAACTAAATATTTTGATAATATAAATATTGATATTATGTACGCACTGCCAGATCAGATATTTGATGACTTTAAAGAAACATTGTCAAATGTAGTATCATTAAAGCCCACTCATATTTCATGCTATGGACTGATTTTGGAAGAAGGAACAGTATTTTATAAATTGTATGAAGAAAATAAGATCAAACCGGCAGATGATGAATTTGAAATGATGATGTATCATTATGGAATTGAATTTTTACAGAAAAATGGTTATAAACATTATGAAATATCCAATTATGCGATACCGGGTTATGAATGTCGTCACAATACACTCTATTGGAAGGATTTACAATATATAGGTTTTGGCCCTGGGGCCTATTCTTTTGTAGACAATAGACGATGTGGAAATGTAAAAGATATAAAAAAGTACATAGAAATGATAAATCGTACAGGATATGCGATTGAAGATATTGATGTGCTGGATGAGAAAGATAAAATGTCTGAATACATGTTTTTAGGGCTTAGGATGATGGATGGCGTTTATGATAGAGATTTTAAGACTAGATTTGGAAAAAGCATGTTTTCGATATTTAAAAATGCTATTGATAAAAATATTGGATTAAATCTTTTAATTAGAGAAGGCGACAATATTAAGTTAACACAGAAAGGTATAGATGTATCAAATAATGTGTTTGAGGATTTTTTGTTTTAG
- the hrcA gene encoding heat-inducible transcriptional repressor HrcA, with translation MPLDDRKKRILEAVINDYILTAEPIGSRTIAKRYDLGVSSATIRNEMADLEEMGYLEQPHTSAGRIPSDKGYRFYVNNILEHYLNETYDYEFESFNEVFAEIDEIVKKYAKLLSSITNHTIVVKMPRIDENTIKRIQILPVDSNKLILLVMTESGIMKNYLISLKDNIDSNLFEFLNNLINNKMIGKRKREVDKTLRDEIKKESGNAIGFIDKITDTILNGLKQMDETDLYSEGISNILNFPEYKDLFKAKTFFDLIDNRDIMNSVLEPEDDSIEVTIGSESKFEEMWDLSIIKSTYKINGEIVGTFGIIGPTRMNYKRLINEINMMSNELSKVLSYIYQENKR, from the coding sequence ATGCCGTTAGATGATAGGAAGAAGAGGATATTAGAAGCAGTAATTAATGACTATATTTTGACGGCAGAGCCAATTGGATCTCGTACAATAGCAAAACGTTATGACCTTGGTGTAAGTTCTGCAACAATTAGAAATGAGATGGCTGACTTGGAAGAAATGGGTTATCTCGAACAGCCACATACATCGGCAGGTAGAATACCATCAGATAAAGGATATAGATTTTATGTTAATAATATATTAGAGCACTATTTAAATGAAACATATGATTATGAATTTGAATCTTTTAATGAAGTGTTTGCAGAAATTGACGAGATTGTAAAAAAGTACGCAAAATTGTTATCAAGCATTACTAATCACACTATTGTAGTAAAAATGCCACGAATTGATGAAAACACGATTAAGAGAATACAGATATTACCTGTTGATTCTAATAAATTAATACTTCTTGTAATGACAGAATCAGGCATTATGAAAAATTATTTAATAAGCCTGAAAGACAATATTGATAGCAATTTATTTGAGTTTTTAAATAACCTCATTAATAATAAAATGATTGGAAAAAGAAAAAGAGAAGTTGATAAAACGTTAAGGGATGAAATTAAAAAAGAGTCTGGCAATGCTATAGGTTTTATAGATAAAATTACAGATACAATTTTAAACGGCTTAAAGCAGATGGATGAAACAGATTTGTATTCGGAAGGTATTTCTAATATTCTTAATTTTCCTGAATACAAAGATCTTTTTAAAGCCAAGACGTTTTTTGATTTGATTGATAACAGGGATATCATGAATTCGGTATTGGAACCTGAGGATGACTCAATAGAAGTCACTATAGGTAGCGAAAGCAAATTTGAAGAAATGTGGGATTTAAGTATTATAAAATCCACCTACAAAATAAATGGTGAAATTGTTGGCACTTTTGGCATAATAGGGCCTACAAGAATGAATTACAAAAGGCTTATAAATGAGATAAATATGATGTCTAACGAACTATCAAAAGTTTTATCGTATATATATCAAGAAAATAAGAGGTGA
- the grpE gene encoding nucleotide exchange factor GrpE: MDKEKDTIEYQTNEEENNSAKDVSHDNENLSSENSADIDSSHNTSEDEKNVESDNSNEEKNNDEGEIEELKNRLKQKEEEANEYLEMAQRLKAEFENYRRRTEKEKADLIEYGKEQVILDILPVIDNFERALETQYDDNGENASFKEGINLIYRQFKGILEKMGVKEIESLGQMFDPYKHHAVMQEEAEGKKENEIIEVFQKGYMFNNKVIRPSMVKVAK; this comes from the coding sequence TTGGATAAAGAAAAAGATACGATAGAATATCAAACCAATGAAGAAGAGAATAATAGTGCAAAAGATGTTTCTCATGATAATGAAAATTTAAGCAGCGAAAATAGTGCTGACATTGATTCTTCTCATAATACCAGTGAAGATGAGAAAAATGTGGAAAGTGATAATTCAAATGAAGAAAAGAACAATGACGAAGGAGAAATTGAAGAATTGAAAAATAGGTTAAAACAGAAAGAGGAAGAAGCTAACGAGTATCTAGAAATGGCTCAAAGATTAAAAGCTGAATTTGAGAACTATAGAAGGCGAACAGAAAAAGAAAAAGCAGATCTCATTGAATATGGCAAAGAACAGGTGATACTAGATATATTGCCTGTTATAGACAATTTTGAAAGAGCTCTTGAGACGCAATATGATGATAATGGCGAAAATGCGTCCTTCAAAGAAGGTATTAACTTAATTTATAGACAATTTAAAGGTATTTTAGAAAAAATGGGTGTGAAAGAAATAGAGTCTTTAGGCCAGATGTTTGATCCATACAAACATCATGCTGTAATGCAGGAAGAGGCAGAGGGCAAAAAAGAAAATGAAATAATTGAGGTATTTCAAAAGGGATATATGTTTAATAATAAAGTAATAAGACCAAGTATGGTCAAAGTAGCAAAATAA
- a CDS encoding transposase: MIKQLNFSDFIDDFHKFIVVQKPQLLELLDQYINISDLIPVNWYFHYNKATGRPHDNSLDSIVSTLLLQKLLSIPTIDLLITFLSFSKELRDFCGLNTVPDASFYSRFKQDYCDDIEAFFHKLVDITEPICQEIGQALEKELGINPAEVYIMDTTGIECYVKENNPKFFNALVKKLQYFNKDKSKEDIYKMAYNQMPKTASVDPNIKLQYINGTFCYAHKTIVVSNALGILRHMDFCDYQPDFNDYTDSSEPASPEEVKLTWDGKLLIPAMENFFERHRNFNIYAMTADSGFDDVPNYKYLFENHGILPVIALNPRNTRKNFGKPGINEDGIPTCPKDPSLPMKWDGSCKGKNRSFRNKFICPKTEKLPGGKYVCSCEDKCTTSDCGRMFYTYPKDNYRVHTPIPRDTEQWNQIADFRHIIEQVISRLKLPLQLGNLQARDRKTIKADFFMAGAAHLITVLLAYRMGAIDKIRSVKSIAA; the protein is encoded by the coding sequence ATGATAAAGCAACTTAATTTTTCTGATTTTATTGATGATTTTCATAAATTTATTGTTGTTCAAAAACCTCAGTTGCTTGAGCTTCTTGACCAGTATATTAATATTTCTGACTTAATCCCTGTAAATTGGTATTTTCACTATAATAAAGCTACTGGTCGCCCTCATGATAATTCTCTCGATTCAATTGTTTCAACCTTATTGCTGCAAAAGTTACTTTCTATACCAACTATTGATTTACTTATTACTTTTTTGTCATTTTCAAAAGAACTCCGTGATTTTTGTGGGCTTAATACTGTTCCTGATGCTTCTTTTTACTCAAGGTTCAAACAGGATTACTGTGATGACATTGAAGCCTTCTTTCATAAGTTAGTCGATATTACTGAACCTATTTGTCAGGAAATTGGCCAAGCCCTTGAAAAAGAATTAGGCATCAATCCTGCTGAAGTTTATATTATGGATACTACTGGTATTGAATGCTATGTTAAGGAAAACAACCCCAAATTCTTTAATGCTCTTGTTAAAAAGCTTCAATACTTTAACAAGGACAAGTCAAAAGAAGACATCTATAAAATGGCCTATAATCAAATGCCTAAAACTGCTTCTGTTGACCCTAATATTAAATTGCAATATATCAATGGTACTTTCTGTTATGCCCACAAAACTATAGTTGTGTCTAATGCCCTCGGCATTTTAAGACATATGGACTTTTGCGATTACCAGCCGGATTTTAATGATTATACTGATAGCTCTGAGCCCGCATCCCCTGAAGAAGTTAAACTTACATGGGATGGAAAACTGCTTATACCTGCTATGGAGAATTTTTTTGAGCGTCATCGTAACTTTAATATTTATGCTATGACTGCTGATTCTGGCTTCGATGATGTCCCAAACTATAAATATCTCTTTGAGAATCATGGCATTCTGCCTGTCATTGCTCTTAATCCTAGAAATACCAGAAAAAATTTCGGCAAGCCAGGAATTAATGAAGATGGTATTCCTACATGCCCAAAGGACCCATCTCTTCCAATGAAATGGGATGGCTCTTGTAAAGGTAAAAACCGTTCCTTTAGGAACAAGTTTATTTGCCCTAAAACTGAAAAGTTACCTGGTGGCAAATATGTTTGTTCCTGCGAGGATAAATGTACAACTTCCGATTGTGGCAGAATGTTTTATACATATCCCAAAGATAATTATAGAGTTCATACCCCTATTCCTAGAGATACAGAGCAATGGAATCAAATAGCTGATTTTCGACATATCATTGAGCAGGTTATCTCTAGGCTCAAACTTCCCCTGCAGCTTGGTAATCTCCAGGCTAGAGACCGCAAAACCATCAAGGCAGATTTCTTCATGGCTGGTGCTGCGCATCTTATTACTGTTTTACTAGCATACCGTATGGGAGCTATAGATAAAATTCGTTCTGTTAAGTCTATAGCTGCTTAA
- the dnaK gene encoding molecular chaperone DnaK, producing the protein MGKIIGIDLGTTFSCVAVMEGGQPVVIPNSEGARTTPSVVAFTKEGERLVGQVAKRQAITNPERTVMSIKRHMGSDYRVTIDGKSYTPQEISAMILQKLKADAEAYLGEKVTEAVITVPAYFNDSQRQATKDAGRIAGLDVKRIINEPTAASLAYGLDKQGNQKIMVYDLGGGTFDVSILEIGDGVFEVLATSGNNHLGGDDFDQRIMDWLADNFKKEYGIDLRNDKMAMQRLKDAAEKAKIELSSAMTANINLPFITADATGPKHIDVNLTRAKFEELINDLVQSTVEPVNRALSDAKLSPSDIDKVILVGGSTRIPFVQETVKRIMGKEPHKGINPDECVAIGAAIQGGVLGGEVKDVLLLDVTPLSLGIETLGGVFTKLIERNTTIPTKKSQIFSTAADGQTSVEIHVLQGERPMARDNKTLGRFTLTGIPPAPRGVPQIEVTFDIDANGIVHVSAKDLGTGKSQNITITSSSNLSEEEINRMMNEAKQHEEEDRRRKEEIEVRNNADSLIYQAEKTMKDLADKMTQQEKDDINKEIENVRKALEGSDINAIKSASEKLSQAFYNVSSRIYQQTGSAGQTNSYSSGDGTSNKENVYEADYKMEDDNK; encoded by the coding sequence ATGGGAAAAATTATAGGAATTGATCTTGGTACAACTTTTTCGTGTGTAGCTGTTATGGAAGGAGGACAACCAGTAGTTATACCAAATTCTGAAGGTGCTAGGACTACACCATCAGTTGTTGCTTTTACAAAAGAAGGTGAAAGATTAGTAGGCCAAGTAGCAAAAAGGCAGGCTATAACAAATCCAGAGAGGACAGTAATGTCCATAAAAAGACACATGGGTTCAGATTATCGTGTTACGATTGATGGAAAAAGCTATACACCACAAGAAATATCAGCTATGATTTTACAGAAGTTAAAAGCAGATGCTGAAGCATATCTTGGCGAGAAAGTAACCGAAGCAGTAATAACTGTACCAGCATATTTTAATGATAGCCAAAGGCAGGCTACTAAAGATGCTGGTAGAATAGCAGGATTGGATGTAAAGAGAATTATCAACGAGCCAACGGCTGCATCATTGGCATATGGATTAGATAAACAAGGAAATCAGAAAATTATGGTGTATGACTTAGGTGGCGGTACATTTGATGTTTCCATTCTCGAGATAGGAGATGGAGTATTTGAGGTTCTAGCAACTAGTGGTAACAACCACTTAGGTGGTGATGATTTTGACCAGAGAATTATGGATTGGCTTGCAGATAACTTTAAGAAAGAATATGGAATTGATTTAAGAAATGATAAGATGGCAATGCAGAGATTAAAAGATGCTGCTGAAAAAGCAAAGATAGAGCTTTCTTCTGCTATGACAGCTAATATAAATTTACCGTTTATAACAGCTGATGCTACAGGACCAAAACATATAGACGTTAACTTGACAAGAGCGAAATTTGAGGAACTTATAAATGATTTAGTACAATCTACAGTTGAACCAGTAAATCGTGCTTTGAGCGATGCGAAGCTTAGCCCATCTGATATAGATAAAGTTATTTTAGTTGGTGGCTCAACAAGAATACCATTTGTTCAAGAGACAGTAAAAAGAATAATGGGGAAAGAGCCTCATAAAGGCATAAATCCAGATGAATGTGTTGCAATTGGAGCTGCAATTCAAGGTGGTGTATTAGGCGGCGAAGTAAAGGACGTCCTTTTGCTTGATGTTACGCCACTTTCACTTGGCATTGAAACGCTGGGTGGTGTATTCACAAAATTAATAGAAAGGAACACCACGATTCCTACAAAGAAGAGCCAGATATTCTCTACTGCGGCAGATGGGCAGACATCTGTTGAGATACATGTTTTGCAAGGTGAAAGACCGATGGCTCGGGACAACAAAACTCTTGGAAGATTTACATTGACGGGAATTCCACCTGCTCCAAGAGGAGTGCCTCAGATAGAAGTTACATTTGATATTGATGCTAATGGTATTGTCCATGTTTCTGCAAAAGATTTAGGTACAGGAAAATCTCAGAACATAACAATCACTTCTTCCTCTAATTTAAGCGAAGAAGAGATAAACAGGATGATGAATGAGGCAAAACAGCACGAAGAAGAAGACAGAAGGAGAAAAGAAGAGATAGAAGTAAGAAACAATGCAGATTCATTAATATATCAAGCCGAAAAGACCATGAAAGATTTGGCAGACAAGATGACACAGCAAGAAAAAGATGATATAAATAAAGAGATAGAAAATGTAAGAAAAGCTCTTGAAGGCAGCGACATTAACGCTATAAAAAGCGCTTCAGAAAAATTGTCACAAGCATTTTACAATGTGTCTTCACGCATATATCAACAGACAGGCAGTGCAGGTCAGACAAATAGCTATAGCAGCGGTGATGGAACATCTAATAAAGAAAATGTATATGAAGCAGACTATAAGATGGAAGATGACAACAAATAA
- the dnaJ gene encoding molecular chaperone DnaJ, translating into MAKDYYAILGLDKNASDEDIKKAYRTLAKKYHPDLNPGNKEAEQKFKEINEAYQILSDPQKKAQYDQFGDAAFNQGGFNQGDFGGFGGFGQGGFDFGGFGDIFGDIFGDMFGGSARRKTGPQKGNDIRVNLTLSFEEAAFGVEKEIEIERYEKCDRCNGTGANPGTKIEVCPECHGTGEVRITQNTPFGRIVNVRTCPRCHGEGRIVKDPCSKCHGSGKIRRLRKLKVNIPAGIDEGQMVSLRGEGEPGERGGANGDLFIVISIKPHKIFKRDGFNVLLKMPISFVDAALGAEIEVPTLDGKAIYNIPPGTQTGTVFRLRNKGIPHINGRGRGDEFVEVYIDVPKKLTEKQKELLREFDKLSNDSGGKSFFQKVKDAFGA; encoded by the coding sequence ATGGCTAAAGATTATTATGCAATATTAGGTCTTGATAAAAATGCCAGCGATGAAGACATAAAAAAGGCTTACAGAACTCTTGCAAAAAAGTACCATCCTGACTTAAATCCAGGCAATAAAGAAGCAGAACAAAAGTTTAAAGAGATAAATGAAGCATATCAGATTTTGTCTGACCCTCAGAAAAAAGCTCAGTATGATCAATTTGGTGATGCAGCATTTAACCAAGGTGGTTTTAATCAAGGAGATTTTGGTGGCTTTGGTGGTTTTGGCCAGGGTGGATTTGATTTTGGCGGTTTTGGCGACATTTTTGGCGATATATTTGGTGATATGTTCGGTGGTAGTGCTAGAAGAAAAACCGGTCCTCAAAAAGGGAATGACATAAGAGTTAATTTAACTTTGTCTTTTGAAGAAGCTGCATTTGGTGTAGAGAAAGAAATTGAAATTGAAAGATATGAAAAATGCGATAGATGCAATGGTACAGGTGCTAATCCGGGAACGAAAATAGAGGTATGCCCCGAATGTCATGGTACAGGTGAGGTCAGAATAACACAAAATACGCCGTTTGGCAGGATAGTCAATGTAAGAACATGTCCTAGGTGCCATGGAGAAGGCAGGATAGTCAAAGATCCATGCTCAAAGTGCCATGGAAGTGGGAAAATAAGAAGACTAAGGAAACTTAAAGTCAATATACCTGCTGGAATTGATGAAGGACAAATGGTATCATTAAGAGGTGAAGGTGAACCAGGGGAAAGAGGAGGAGCTAATGGAGATCTTTTTATTGTAATAAGCATAAAACCACATAAGATATTCAAGCGGGATGGATTTAATGTTTTGCTTAAAATGCCCATAAGCTTTGTAGATGCTGCGCTTGGTGCAGAGATAGAAGTTCCAACTCTTGACGGCAAAGCTATATACAATATTCCACCTGGAACTCAAACTGGAACAGTGTTTAGGCTTAGAAATAAAGGAATACCTCATATTAATGGAAGAGGACGTGGTGATGAATTCGTAGAAGTGTATATTGATGTTCCTAAAAAATTGACAGAAAAGCAAAAAGAGCTATTGAGGGAGTTTGATAAACTCAGCAATGATAGCGGTGGAAAATCTTTTTTTCAAAAAGTAAAAGATGCTTTTGGAGCATAA
- the prmA gene encoding 50S ribosomal protein L11 methyltransferase, producing MKWLEVKVTTSVEAEEAITNIMHEIGAGGVVIEDPNDLKMLNDDSEWDYVDPDMIVNTDKVVISAYFPLMPNTIDKVSIIKDRIMGLKEYNLDIGDFTFETSEVDDDDWANSWKKYYKPFKIGKRVVIKPSWEDYKPEENEIVVELDPGMAFGTGSHETTKMCIEFLEDYVKPNNVVFDVGCGTGILSIVSSKLGAKKVYAVDLDDVAIKVASLNVKLNNLDNIEVLKSDLLHELTGKADLIVANIIADIIIKATYDIYEKLNENGIFISSGIIKDRKNDVLDAISKYFDIIDIKEDGEWIAILSKKK from the coding sequence TTGAAATGGCTTGAGGTAAAAGTCACAACTTCAGTTGAAGCGGAAGAGGCTATAACGAATATTATGCATGAAATTGGTGCTGGTGGTGTTGTTATTGAAGATCCTAATGATTTAAAAATGCTTAATGATGACAGTGAGTGGGATTATGTTGATCCCGATATGATTGTAAACACTGATAAAGTCGTTATTTCAGCTTATTTTCCATTGATGCCAAATACAATAGACAAAGTTAGCATTATAAAGGACAGGATAATGGGGCTAAAGGAGTATAATTTAGACATAGGTGATTTTACATTTGAAACATCGGAAGTCGATGACGATGATTGGGCTAACAGTTGGAAAAAGTATTATAAACCTTTTAAAATAGGGAAACGCGTTGTTATTAAACCATCATGGGAAGATTATAAGCCAGAAGAAAATGAAATAGTTGTTGAACTAGACCCAGGCATGGCATTTGGTACAGGTAGCCACGAAACGACAAAGATGTGTATAGAATTTCTCGAAGATTATGTAAAGCCTAACAATGTAGTATTTGATGTTGGATGTGGTACAGGTATTTTGTCGATTGTAAGTTCGAAATTGGGTGCAAAAAAAGTTTATGCAGTAGATCTGGATGATGTAGCTATAAAAGTGGCATCTTTAAATGTCAAATTGAACAATTTAGATAATATTGAGGTTCTTAAAAGTGATCTTTTACATGAGCTAACTGGAAAAGCTGATTTAATAGTGGCAAATATAATAGCTGATATAATTATCAAAGCTACTTACGATATTTATGAAAAACTTAATGAAAATGGAATATTCATATCTAGCGGTATAATAAAAGATAGGAAAAACGATGTTTTAGATGCTATTTCGAAATATTTTGATATAATTGATATAAAAGAAGATGGTGAATGGATTGCTATATTATCTAAGAAAAAGTGA
- a CDS encoding 16S rRNA (uracil(1498)-N(3))-methyltransferase → MRKFFVKNEDIKDGIVRINGDDAHHIIDVLRFKIGTKLIISNGKNQYIVSILDIENSSVILKIIEEYNQVVESPINITLYQGLPKSDKMDLIIQKCTEIGIKKIVPVETEFSTIKIKEKNIYNKINRWKKISLEASKQSGRSIVPDVLVPVGFKDALESLNEFDLCLIPYEKETNMRLKDVLKKNFNAKNICVFIGPEGGFSENEIMAAIEYGAIPVTLGPRILRTETAGIVTSSIILYELGDLG, encoded by the coding sequence GTGAGAAAATTTTTTGTGAAAAATGAAGATATAAAAGATGGGATTGTAAGAATAAATGGTGACGATGCACATCATATAATAGATGTTTTAAGATTTAAGATTGGAACGAAATTGATAATTTCCAATGGAAAGAATCAATACATTGTTTCCATTCTTGATATTGAGAATTCCTCTGTTATATTAAAAATAATTGAAGAGTATAATCAAGTTGTAGAAAGCCCAATTAACATTACATTGTATCAAGGCCTTCCAAAATCTGATAAGATGGATTTGATTATTCAGAAATGTACTGAGATTGGCATCAAAAAGATTGTACCTGTTGAGACTGAATTTTCTACAATAAAAATAAAAGAAAAAAATATATACAACAAAATCAACAGGTGGAAGAAAATTTCTCTGGAAGCATCAAAGCAATCGGGCAGATCTATAGTGCCCGATGTTTTAGTGCCTGTAGGTTTTAAAGATGCATTAGAAAGTTTGAATGAATTTGACTTATGCTTAATACCTTACGAAAAAGAGACTAATATGAGATTGAAAGATGTTTTAAAGAAAAATTTTAACGCAAAAAATATTTGTGTATTTATAGGACCTGAAGGAGGATTTTCTGAAAATGAAATAATGGCAGCCATAGAATATGGTGCAATACCTGTCACATTAGGCCCGAGAATTTTGAGGACAGAAACTGCAGGTATTGTTACTAGCTCTATTATCTTATATGAACTTGGAGATTTAGGATAG
- the mtaB gene encoding tRNA (N(6)-L-threonylcarbamoyladenosine(37)-C(2))-methylthiotransferase MtaB, with protein MAKANLALSNEEFYNIYGRKKIVSFFTLGCKVNQYETEAMVEIFKNSGYDVVDFDEYADVYIINTCTVTGRGDMKSRQEIRKAKKINPDSIIAVVGCYSQVASNEVLNLPEVNIVLGTKNKGEVVKLVEKVSGDKEKINAVENIFDNKKFEELKISAQEGHTRAYLKIQDGCNQFCTYCIIPYARGPVRSRRPDNILDEVKRLRDNGYKEVILTGIHVASYGKDLENINLLDIIKMIHEVDGIERIRMSSIEPTFLTEDFIKEVASLPKFCRHYHVSLQSGSDSTLKRMGRKYTTSEYMEIIDRIRKYIKDVAITTDVMVGFPGETDEEFNETYEFLKSIEFSKMHVFKYSRRAGTKAANYPDQVKNSVKEERSKKLIKLSEENEAKFYKKFVGSTLNVLFEQSVKDVEGYVEGLTDNYIRVAVESDLKIKNKILPVKLIGVKEDFAIGKLV; from the coding sequence GTGGCAAAAGCAAATTTAGCTCTCAGCAATGAAGAGTTTTATAATATATATGGCCGCAAAAAAATCGTATCCTTTTTTACTTTAGGGTGCAAGGTCAATCAGTATGAGACAGAAGCTATGGTTGAGATTTTTAAAAACTCAGGTTATGATGTAGTAGACTTTGATGAATATGCAGATGTTTATATAATAAATACTTGTACTGTAACTGGCAGAGGAGACATGAAATCAAGACAGGAGATAAGAAAGGCAAAAAAAATAAATCCGGATTCTATAATTGCTGTAGTAGGATGTTATTCACAAGTAGCATCAAATGAAGTTCTTAATTTGCCAGAAGTTAATATCGTTTTGGGTACAAAAAATAAAGGCGAAGTCGTTAAATTAGTGGAAAAAGTTAGCGGTGATAAAGAAAAGATAAACGCTGTAGAAAATATATTTGACAATAAAAAGTTTGAAGAGCTAAAAATATCAGCACAAGAAGGACATACAAGAGCATATTTAAAAATCCAAGATGGCTGCAATCAATTCTGTACCTATTGCATTATACCCTATGCAAGAGGACCTGTAAGAAGCAGAAGGCCTGATAATATTTTGGATGAAGTAAAAAGATTACGTGACAATGGATATAAAGAAGTAATATTAACGGGAATACATGTAGCATCTTACGGAAAAGACTTGGAAAATATAAATTTGCTTGATATAATAAAAATGATTCATGAAGTTGATGGAATCGAAAGAATACGAATGAGCTCTATAGAACCGACGTTTTTAACGGAAGATTTTATTAAAGAAGTGGCATCTTTACCAAAATTTTGTAGACATTATCATGTATCGCTGCAAAGCGGTTCAGATAGTACGCTGAAAAGAATGGGGCGAAAATATACAACAAGTGAATACATGGAAATAATAGATAGGATAAGAAAGTACATTAAAGATGTTGCAATAACTACTGATGTTATGGTTGGATTTCCTGGTGAGACTGATGAAGAGTTTAATGAGACGTATGAGTTTTTAAAGTCAATAGAGTTCAGCAAAATGCATGTTTTTAAATATTCGAGACGGGCAGGGACAAAAGCGGCAAACTATCCGGACCAAGTTAAAAATTCGGTTAAAGAAGAAAGAAGCAAAAAACTAATTAAACTTTCTGAGGAGAATGAAGCAAAATTTTATAAGAAATTTGTCGGTAGCACTTTAAATGTATTATTTGAACAAAGCGTTAAAGATGTTGAAGGTTATGTTGAGGGTCTTACCGACAATTATATAAGAGTTGCAGTGGAATCAGATTTAAAAATCAAAAACAAAATATTACCGGTTAAATTAATTGGAGTAAAAGAAGATTTTGCAATTGGAAAATTAGTTTAA
- a CDS encoding histidine triad nucleotide-binding protein codes for MSDCIFCKIINKEINSKIVYEDEYVVAFPDINPQAPVHLLIVPKEHIESPLDISEDNKDLVGHVYLVAKKLASQYGIDKKGYRIVSNCGDDGGQTVHHIHFHLLGGRFMTWPPG; via the coding sequence TTGAGTGATTGCATATTTTGCAAAATTATAAACAAAGAGATAAATTCAAAAATAGTTTACGAAGATGAATATGTAGTTGCCTTTCCTGACATTAATCCACAAGCGCCAGTTCACTTGCTTATAGTGCCGAAAGAGCACATAGAATCGCCGCTAGATATTAGTGAAGATAACAAAGATTTGGTAGGGCATGTTTATTTAGTTGCTAAAAAGCTTGCCAGTCAATATGGAATTGATAAAAAAGGATACAGGATAGTGTCAAATTGTGGCGATGATGGTGGACAAACAGTTCATCATATACATTTTCATCTTCTAGGTGGAAGATTTATGACATGGCCTCCAGGGTAA